One part of the Treponema sp. OMZ 787 genome encodes these proteins:
- the ispG gene encoding (E)-4-hydroxy-3-methylbut-2-enyl-diphosphate synthase: MNSIKIPRTIHIGGKGLVKKLTLGGTSPILLQTMWKESLLGADLHSIAKRLNEFEQLGCDIVRFAVPDMASAEQFVKLTRLTPMPLVADIHFDYKLALRCMDGNTAKIRINPGNIGSKEKTEAVIQKAKDTGTAIRIGVNSGSLPSDLKKQIEEAKMSRHPDKDKRAFEDEISVLRARALTEAAAREIEIFEKAGFKNAVVSMKASNVRETITANEIFAEKFDNPLHLGVTEAGPLIQGIVKTTIAFYRLLEQNIGSTIRVSLSDSCENEIIAGREILTECGKRQGGIRLISCPRCGRKGFDVQGFVKRWQTKLLSEKKDISIAVMGCVVNGPGEGKHADLGITGAEDSVIIFKHGSITKRLDLKNLTEEEKIEAVDTAFKEELQSL; this comes from the coding sequence ATGAACTCTATAAAAATACCGCGTACAATTCATATAGGCGGAAAAGGACTGGTTAAAAAACTTACTCTCGGCGGGACTTCCCCAATCTTGCTTCAGACCATGTGGAAAGAAAGCCTTTTGGGTGCGGATCTTCATTCTATCGCAAAAAGATTAAACGAGTTCGAGCAATTAGGCTGCGATATAGTACGCTTTGCCGTTCCCGACATGGCTTCCGCAGAGCAGTTTGTAAAACTCACCCGATTGACTCCGATGCCCCTCGTGGCGGATATTCATTTTGATTATAAGCTGGCCCTAAGATGCATGGACGGGAACACGGCAAAAATACGCATAAACCCAGGAAATATCGGGTCAAAAGAAAAGACCGAAGCCGTTATACAAAAAGCAAAGGATACGGGAACCGCAATCCGTATAGGAGTAAATTCGGGGTCTCTGCCTTCAGACTTAAAAAAGCAAATAGAAGAAGCAAAAATGAGCAGGCACCCCGATAAGGATAAAAGAGCCTTTGAAGATGAAATTTCCGTTTTAAGAGCAAGAGCTCTAACCGAGGCTGCGGCAAGAGAAATAGAAATATTTGAAAAAGCCGGTTTTAAAAATGCCGTTGTATCTATGAAGGCTTCCAATGTACGCGAAACAATTACGGCAAACGAAATCTTTGCCGAAAAATTCGATAATCCTCTGCATTTGGGCGTTACTGAAGCAGGCCCTCTTATTCAAGGTATCGTAAAAACCACAATAGCATTTTACCGGCTTTTGGAGCAAAACATAGGAAGCACCATAAGAGTAAGCCTTTCAGACTCATGCGAAAATGAAATCATCGCCGGAAGAGAAATATTAACCGAATGCGGCAAAAGGCAGGGAGGAATAAGACTCATATCCTGTCCGCGATGCGGAAGAAAGGGCTTTGATGTTCAAGGCTTTGTAAAACGCTGGCAGACAAAACTCCTGTCCGAAAAAAAAGACATAAGCATTGCCGTAATGGGCTGTGTGGTAAACGGCCCCGGAGAGGGCAAACATGCCGACCTTGGAATCACCGGAGCGGAAGACTCCGTTATCATATTTAAACACGGATCAATAACTAAGCGTTTGGATTTAAAAAATTTAACCGAAGAAGAAAAAATCGAGGCTGTAGATACGGCCTTTAAAGAGGAGCTTCAAAGTTTATGA
- a CDS encoding methyl-accepting chemotaxis protein produces MKKRFSIRKKLLLVFGSLILVIGFTLAFLGVSIARKAVTEKVEIHLKDKASDTAALIDERIEGFFKILEEISRIPQIRDASISYSEKSALLKQELKFHDLLEELYIVNKKGIQYHPDGTQDDYSEDTWFKEAIKEKEFSAEPYIDSTVDNKIFISFAIPVYDDDKNLIGVLGADVMAQQLSKDIADIVVGQTGYCYILGLKGNIIAHNDFELVYNLQNYQEKAKTDKSFTSLAEFEKLAIEQDKPSIGYYKYGKISKIASYAKMKNTGWTVVINAPIEEFMDTVDKLQFSMFGIGLSILFLSLIIVFFVAKKMVKPVKTVVDALKNIAQGEGDLTIRLPVTGNDEITELSEYFNQTISKIGTSIKSVEHSASDMRNIGSDLASNMTETASAVHQISANIDSVKQQALTQAASVTETAATIEEIIRTIKQLNGNIESQAASVAESSSAIEQMVSNIASITQTLDKTNDVIKTLATATADGKETVSGANTVTQRIAEESGGLLEASNVIQHIASQTNLLAMNAAIEAAHAGEAGKGFAVVADEIRKLAEESSSQGKTITETLKILSGEIDSLSASAKTAEEKFNTIFNLSDQVKSMSQSLIDAMREQENGSREVLTAIRDINNITNQVNDGSSEMLIGGENVYGEMQKLDGLTRIITDSMNEMAAGAIQISNAVQDVNSISQKNKMSIDVLVKEVSKFKV; encoded by the coding sequence ATGAAAAAACGTTTTTCTATTAGGAAAAAATTGTTGCTTGTTTTTGGAAGTTTGATTTTAGTAATCGGCTTTACTCTTGCATTTTTAGGTGTCAGCATTGCACGAAAAGCTGTAACCGAAAAAGTTGAAATTCATCTAAAAGATAAGGCTTCGGACACTGCTGCTCTCATTGATGAGAGGATCGAAGGATTCTTTAAAATTCTTGAAGAAATTTCAAGAATTCCTCAAATCAGAGATGCTTCTATTTCATATAGCGAAAAAAGTGCCCTGCTCAAGCAAGAGCTAAAGTTTCATGATCTTTTGGAGGAGCTATACATAGTCAATAAAAAAGGAATTCAATATCATCCCGATGGTACACAGGATGACTATTCAGAGGATACATGGTTTAAGGAAGCCATAAAAGAAAAAGAATTTTCTGCAGAACCTTACATTGATTCTACAGTCGACAATAAAATCTTTATCAGCTTTGCCATCCCCGTATATGATGACGATAAAAATCTAATCGGAGTCTTGGGAGCCGATGTTATGGCGCAGCAGCTTTCAAAGGATATAGCCGATATCGTGGTAGGCCAAACCGGTTACTGCTATATTCTGGGTCTAAAAGGAAACATTATTGCTCATAATGACTTTGAGCTTGTATATAATCTGCAAAACTATCAAGAAAAAGCAAAAACCGATAAATCATTTACTTCACTTGCAGAATTTGAAAAACTCGCTATAGAACAAGATAAGCCATCCATCGGATATTATAAATACGGAAAAATAAGCAAAATTGCCTCTTATGCCAAGATGAAAAACACCGGATGGACCGTTGTAATAAATGCCCCAATTGAAGAGTTTATGGACACTGTAGACAAATTACAGTTTTCAATGTTCGGTATAGGCCTGAGTATCCTATTTTTGAGTCTTATAATAGTCTTTTTTGTTGCAAAAAAAATGGTAAAACCTGTAAAAACCGTAGTTGACGCACTAAAAAATATTGCTCAAGGAGAAGGAGATTTAACCATCAGGCTTCCGGTTACAGGAAATGATGAGATAACCGAGCTATCCGAATATTTTAATCAAACAATAAGTAAGATTGGAACCTCAATCAAATCTGTAGAGCACAGTGCCTCAGATATGAGAAACATAGGTTCAGACCTTGCAAGCAATATGACCGAAACTGCAAGTGCCGTACATCAAATAAGTGCGAACATTGACAGCGTAAAACAACAGGCTCTTACTCAGGCTGCAAGTGTTACCGAAACGGCTGCAACCATTGAAGAAATAATCAGAACGATAAAACAGCTGAACGGAAATATTGAAAGTCAGGCTGCAAGCGTCGCCGAATCATCATCAGCTATTGAGCAAATGGTTTCAAACATAGCCTCAATCACCCAAACTCTTGACAAGACAAACGATGTCATAAAAACACTCGCAACAGCTACTGCTGACGGAAAAGAAACGGTTTCAGGAGCCAATACCGTAACTCAAAGAATAGCGGAAGAATCAGGCGGCTTACTTGAGGCATCAAATGTTATTCAGCACATAGCTAGCCAGACAAATCTTTTGGCCATGAATGCAGCGATAGAAGCCGCCCATGCAGGCGAGGCCGGAAAGGGTTTTGCCGTAGTTGCGGACGAGATCAGAAAACTTGCCGAAGAATCAAGCTCTCAAGGCAAAACAATCACCGAAACCCTTAAAATCCTTTCAGGAGAAATAGACAGCCTGTCCGCTTCTGCAAAAACAGCGGAAGAAAAATTCAATACGATTTTCAATCTTTCAGATCAGGTAAAATCAATGAGTCAAAGCCTCATTGATGCGATGCGTGAACAGGAAAACGGCAGCCGCGAGGTTCTCACAGCAATAAGAGATATAAATAACATTACAAATCAGGTCAATGACGGCTCGTCCGAGATGCTGATAGGCGGTGAAAATGTCTATGGCGAAATGCAAAAGCTAGACGGTCTTACACGTATAATTACCGACAGTATGAATGAAATGGCTGCCGGAGCAATCCAGATAAGCAATGCCGTACAGGATGTAAACAGCATAAGCCAAAAAAATAAGATGAGCATTGATGTTCTGGTAAAAGAAGTTAGTAAATTCAAGGTATAA
- a CDS encoding lipopolysaccharide assembly protein LapB has translation MKKQLKKIFIIFLIFYFSAVLFSLDTIDADEKPWHLLEQAKIQIEKGEFGIALHLTNKARDLHKARTEKKYNHMFNSLKPKRVKLEGDNISDVYAILNKREDYDACKILDDIFLTHPPVFFDKSISKLMAWLEKRKAFPETDFLAGKIYFAEGDYEQAMHYYKEAWNARMFLEIPDERFNIIYSLADTSKLLHRYDEQEKYLLLVLTEDPIYGTTNLESDPLQAMIKTITSEKTTEKFFLLYRNKNPIALKAYMDLTDIYLEAGKNRRALATAVLGSIITITNLDEVISKDDYNYEYTEFANLLHRLHRRQDVVLWAEQQNFWRAFMNLADSLLKNGNNEQAFYLYSKLAESIPSIKYAQEALYKKEEITKNNKSL, from the coding sequence ATGAAAAAACAACTAAAGAAAATTTTTATTATATTTTTGATCTTTTATTTTTCGGCCGTTTTGTTTTCTTTGGATACGATAGATGCAGACGAAAAACCTTGGCATCTTTTAGAACAGGCAAAAATACAAATAGAAAAAGGAGAGTTCGGTATTGCCCTCCATTTAACCAATAAGGCCAGGGATCTACACAAGGCCCGGACAGAAAAAAAATATAACCATATGTTCAACTCCTTAAAACCTAAAAGAGTAAAACTAGAAGGCGACAATATTTCGGATGTATATGCAATTTTAAATAAAAGAGAAGATTACGATGCATGTAAAATTTTGGATGATATTTTTTTAACTCATCCTCCCGTATTTTTTGATAAGTCTATTTCAAAACTAATGGCTTGGCTTGAAAAACGCAAGGCCTTTCCGGAAACCGATTTTTTGGCGGGAAAAATTTATTTTGCAGAAGGAGACTATGAACAAGCCATGCACTACTATAAAGAGGCTTGGAATGCACGTATGTTTTTGGAAATCCCTGATGAAAGATTCAACATAATCTATTCTCTTGCAGACACATCAAAACTCTTACACAGGTATGATGAACAAGAAAAATATCTTTTACTTGTTTTAACAGAAGATCCGATATACGGAACCACAAATTTGGAAAGCGATCCGCTTCAAGCAATGATCAAAACAATAACTTCAGAAAAGACAACCGAAAAATTCTTTTTGCTTTACAGAAATAAAAATCCGATAGCTTTAAAAGCCTACATGGATTTAACGGACATTTATTTGGAAGCAGGCAAAAACAGAAGAGCTCTTGCAACGGCAGTTCTGGGTTCAATAATAACCATAACAAATCTTGATGAAGTTATATCAAAAGATGACTATAACTACGAATATACTGAATTTGCAAATCTGCTTCACCGTCTTCATAGAAGACAGGATGTGGTTTTGTGGGCCGAGCAACAAAATTTTTGGAGAGCTTTTATGAACCTTGCAGACTCGCTTTTAAAAAACGGGAACAACGAGCAGGCATTTTATCTTTACTCAAAGCTGGCAGAATCTATTCCTTCAATAAAGTATGCACAAGAAGCATTATATAAAAAAGAAGAGATTACAAAAAACAATAAATCTCTTTAA
- the purM gene encoding phosphoribosylformylglycinamidine cyclo-ligase, with product MNETKDKSQELSKDKSSVYSASGVNIDAGNEAVRLMSQAVKSTFNKSVLSDVGSFGGLFGTEELFKMKKPVLVGSTDGVGTKVKIAAEAGIYTTIGQDIVNHCIDDILVQGAKPLFFLDYVASSKLDPQMIADIVGGMAKACKESGCALIGGETAEMPGVYMEGEFDIAGTIVGAVDQDKILPKQNIKEGDLLIGLASASPHTNGYSLIRNAFKGVDLNTVYPELKAPLHEVLLKPHRSYLNAIYPILQEHPEIVKGLAHITGGGFIENIPRVIPSGLVIKVKKGSWPVPPLYPLIQKLTGASEDEMYRVFNMGIGMIAVVSPDMAEKYRSLAGEDSWIIGKLEKAENPQAKAETVLE from the coding sequence ATGAACGAAACAAAAGATAAAAGCCAAGAGCTATCCAAAGACAAAAGCTCGGTTTACAGCGCCTCAGGCGTAAACATCGATGCAGGGAACGAAGCTGTCCGCCTTATGAGTCAAGCCGTTAAGTCAACCTTTAATAAATCCGTGCTTTCGGATGTAGGCTCCTTCGGAGGGCTTTTCGGCACCGAAGAGCTTTTTAAAATGAAAAAGCCTGTCCTCGTAGGCTCAACCGACGGGGTCGGCACAAAGGTAAAAATTGCCGCAGAGGCCGGCATCTATACAACGATAGGCCAAGACATAGTAAACCACTGCATTGACGACATCCTCGTCCAGGGAGCAAAACCCCTCTTCTTTTTGGACTATGTCGCAAGCTCAAAATTGGATCCGCAGATGATTGCCGACATAGTGGGAGGCATGGCAAAGGCTTGTAAAGAATCGGGCTGTGCCCTCATAGGCGGCGAAACCGCCGAAATGCCGGGCGTCTATATGGAAGGAGAATTCGATATAGCCGGAACCATTGTCGGAGCAGTAGACCAAGACAAGATTTTACCAAAACAAAACATAAAAGAAGGAGACCTTCTCATAGGTCTTGCCTCGGCAAGCCCCCATACAAACGGTTACTCATTGATTAGAAACGCCTTTAAGGGTGTGGATCTTAATACTGTCTATCCAGAATTAAAGGCTCCCTTACATGAGGTTTTGCTAAAGCCTCACCGCTCCTATCTTAATGCAATCTATCCGATTTTGCAGGAGCATCCCGAAATCGTAAAAGGCCTTGCCCATATCACGGGCGGCGGCTTTATCGAAAACATTCCGCGGGTTATTCCTTCAGGGCTCGTCATAAAGGTAAAAAAAGGCTCGTGGCCCGTGCCGCCCCTTTATCCTTTAATCCAAAAACTGACAGGAGCAAGCGAGGACGAAATGTACAGGGTCTTCAATATGGGTATCGGAATGATAGCAGTTGTTTCTCCCGACATGGCCGAAAAATACCGCTCCCTTGCCGGAGAAGACTCATGGATAATCGGCAAACTGGAAAAGGCAGAAAATCCTCAAGCCAAGGCCGAAACCGTTTTAGAATAA
- a CDS encoding BCCT family transporter, translating into MNTEDELGVKALELKDKNEIDWLITVLPLAVIICLTVLVLFFPVESMKAVDALWYVFVNKLGFFYILLGLGLVFTAIGLAFSRFGTVKLGNMEKPRYGNFAWGSMIFTSTMAADILYWSLIEWTYYFGESPFGQASLSLAERQDWASAYPLFHWGITPWAFHIVPAVAFAYMLHVRGRTKQKLSESCRPIFGDRIDGPIGKMIDVFSVIGLLAGTATTFSLATPLLSLAVSTIFGIPQGKILTLAILLIIAAVYTAAVLLGLKGISQLAKISVISFCVLLGLVFIASPKIYIIETSITGIGKVIQNFFSMSTWMDPLRISGEGGSGFPQNWTIFYWAYWIAWFVATPFFIGTISEGRTIKNTIIGGLICGIAGTYCSFIILGNYGLHLQAHGILDAASAIKDTDPSHVILQIINTLPYAKLVLGVLIITMIAFYSSTFDAITLVIASYSQKNLEKHAEPKKGLRAFWAIVFIMLPAALILVGTNLNQLQSLSIIAAFPLGIIIILIVISLFKELKHNGGYR; encoded by the coding sequence ATGAACACTGAAGATGAATTAGGAGTAAAGGCTCTTGAATTAAAGGATAAAAACGAAATCGACTGGCTTATCACTGTGTTGCCCCTTGCAGTAATAATCTGTTTGACGGTCTTGGTTTTGTTTTTTCCTGTAGAATCGATGAAGGCTGTAGATGCTCTTTGGTATGTTTTTGTAAATAAGCTAGGCTTTTTTTATATTCTGCTGGGCTTGGGCCTTGTTTTTACAGCCATAGGTTTAGCCTTTTCCCGCTTCGGAACGGTAAAGCTTGGAAATATGGAAAAACCCCGTTACGGGAATTTTGCTTGGGGTTCTATGATTTTTACCTCGACTATGGCCGCCGATATTCTTTATTGGTCGCTTATAGAGTGGACATACTATTTTGGAGAAAGCCCCTTCGGCCAGGCATCGCTTTCTCTTGCAGAAAGGCAGGATTGGGCCTCGGCTTATCCCTTATTTCATTGGGGGATAACGCCATGGGCCTTTCACATAGTCCCTGCCGTTGCCTTTGCCTATATGCTTCATGTCAGGGGTAGAACAAAGCAAAAGCTATCGGAAAGCTGCCGTCCGATTTTCGGAGATAGGATTGACGGCCCCATAGGAAAGATGATAGATGTTTTTTCAGTAATAGGACTATTGGCAGGGACTGCTACAACATTCTCGCTTGCGACGCCTCTTTTGTCCTTGGCAGTGTCTACTATTTTTGGAATCCCTCAGGGAAAGATTTTAACCCTTGCCATTCTTTTGATAATAGCTGCGGTATACACGGCTGCCGTTTTATTGGGTTTAAAGGGAATCTCACAGCTTGCAAAGATTTCGGTTATTTCTTTTTGCGTTCTTTTAGGATTGGTTTTTATAGCCTCGCCTAAAATATACATAATCGAAACAAGCATAACAGGAATCGGAAAGGTTATCCAAAACTTTTTTTCCATGTCTACATGGATGGACCCTTTGCGTATTTCGGGAGAGGGCGGATCCGGCTTTCCTCAAAACTGGACAATATTTTATTGGGCTTATTGGATAGCATGGTTTGTTGCAACTCCATTCTTTATAGGAACAATTTCCGAAGGCCGCACAATAAAAAACACCATCATAGGAGGCCTTATATGCGGTATTGCAGGAACTTATTGCTCTTTTATAATACTTGGAAATTACGGACTTCATTTGCAGGCTCACGGAATTTTGGATGCCGCTTCTGCCATAAAAGATACCGATCCTTCTCATGTTATCCTGCAAATTATTAATACACTCCCTTATGCAAAACTTGTTTTGGGGGTGCTGATAATTACTATGATAGCCTTTTATTCCAGTACATTTGATGCGATTACTCTTGTAATAGCTTCCTACTCTCAAAAGAATTTGGAAAAACATGCCGAACCTAAAAAAGGCTTGCGTGCTTTTTGGGCTATAGTTTTTATTATGCTGCCTGCCGCCTTAATACTTGTAGGTACCAATTTAAACCAGCTCCAAAGTCTTTCTATCATAGCAGCCTTTCCTTTAGGGATTATAATAATACTGATAGTTATAAGCCTTTTTAAAGAGCTTAAGCACAATGGGGGATATAGGTAA
- a CDS encoding zinc dependent phospholipase C family protein, which translates to MPDFYAHYMHGQKVFDLLSEKTAAEISNKNLYNLGLQGPDFLYFHKPFKKNNNYVLQLATEIHNKNCKDFFDAVLKDIKIEPNTDEFSYMMGFVGHFGLDSCCHPYVNDMVSEMKRDHAEIEMEFEKFLLKHEGLHPLRYKAHNYIDINEKEAEAVANIYKGLLPSITKEDILRSFRTFKIGKRFFYAPTRLSQILKLLLISVLGLYNFLQGHIIRTRDNAKSKITNQKLFSLYNNSIEITAGLMENFAASIKDNKPFLERFNYNFS; encoded by the coding sequence ATGCCTGATTTTTACGCACATTATATGCATGGACAAAAGGTTTTTGACCTATTGTCTGAAAAGACGGCCGCAGAAATTTCAAATAAAAATTTATACAATCTCGGTTTGCAGGGGCCGGACTTTTTATATTTTCATAAACCCTTTAAAAAAAATAATAATTATGTTTTGCAGCTTGCAACTGAGATTCATAATAAAAACTGTAAAGATTTTTTTGATGCCGTATTGAAGGATATAAAAATTGAACCGAATACCGACGAGTTTTCATATATGATGGGGTTTGTCGGTCATTTCGGCTTGGACAGCTGCTGTCATCCCTATGTAAATGATATGGTCTCCGAAATGAAAAGAGATCATGCAGAGATCGAAATGGAATTTGAAAAATTTTTGCTGAAGCATGAGGGGCTTCATCCTCTTAGGTACAAGGCTCATAATTATATAGATATAAATGAGAAAGAAGCAGAAGCCGTTGCCAATATTTACAAAGGGCTTTTACCCTCTATAACGAAAGAAGATATTTTACGTTCATTCCGTACATTTAAGATTGGTAAACGCTTTTTCTATGCACCTACAAGACTGTCACAGATTTTAAAACTATTATTGATTAGCGTCTTAGGTCTATATAATTTTTTGCAGGGGCATATTATTAGAACACGGGATAATGCCAAAAGTAAAATCACAAATCAAAAGCTTTTTTCTCTTTATAATAACTCGATAGAAATCACTGCCGGGTTAATGGAAAATTTTGCTGCAAGCATTAAAGATAATAAGCCGTTTTTAGAACGCTTTAATTATAATTTTTCTTAA
- a CDS encoding phosphotransferase: MKRRYFQIIKLMQKDMDISQRDIAKTLKISLAYVNKILFDMEHDNFLYTEGVPPFGKKRLTEKALNAFEECRVDNAIVMAAGFGSRFVPLTYATPKGLLEVFGERMIERQIEQLQAAGIKDITIVVGYLKETFEYLIDKYGVKLVYNPDFKVKNNLSTLYHVREKLKSTYILSSDNWLRENMYHSHEYDSWYSAVKVTGKTKEWILKTGLHDKIMDVKVGGRNGWVMYGPVYFSKEFSSKIRPLIEEAYKSEDTDDWYWEDVYMRNIKELTMFANKQGEHQVYEFESLDDIRLFDSSYLLSSHDKWLELISNVFKRPEHSITNLKPLKFGMTNKSFLFEVEGEEYIFRIPGEGTEALINRKEEYDVYKAISSLNLSDSIIYFDPEKGVKITKFIPNSHNAEARNPEDLKKCMNVARRLHESGLKVDHSFDLRERMNYYERLAHEKNGIFYHDYHEVRLLMNELLEIIEKIEKPHVLSHIDLVPDNFIINENDVHLIDWEYAAMCDPLIDIAMFAIYSYYDNKELENLISLYFERPAKEEERIRIYCYVALSGFLWALWTCYKEALGVSFGDYGLKMYRYAKDYYKKVKEIIDNEH; the protein is encoded by the coding sequence ATGAAGAGAAGATATTTTCAAATTATAAAACTCATGCAAAAAGATATGGATATCTCTCAAAGAGATATAGCTAAGACCTTAAAAATATCGTTGGCCTATGTGAATAAAATTTTGTTCGATATGGAGCATGATAATTTTTTATATACCGAAGGGGTTCCGCCTTTCGGAAAAAAGAGGCTTACCGAAAAGGCTTTAAATGCTTTTGAAGAGTGCAGGGTTGATAATGCTATAGTTATGGCTGCCGGTTTCGGCTCACGCTTTGTTCCCTTAACCTATGCAACTCCTAAGGGCTTGTTGGAAGTTTTCGGCGAAAGAATGATCGAAAGACAAATTGAACAATTGCAGGCTGCCGGCATTAAGGACATAACCATAGTTGTAGGCTATCTAAAAGAAACATTTGAATATTTAATAGATAAATACGGTGTAAAACTCGTATATAATCCCGATTTTAAGGTTAAAAATAATCTTTCCACCCTTTACCATGTAAGAGAGAAATTAAAAAGTACCTATATTCTTTCAAGCGATAATTGGCTTAGGGAAAATATGTATCATTCCCATGAGTATGATTCTTGGTATTCGGCCGTTAAGGTAACAGGTAAAACAAAGGAGTGGATTTTAAAAACAGGCTTACATGATAAAATCATGGATGTAAAGGTTGGCGGCCGAAACGGCTGGGTTATGTACGGTCCTGTTTATTTTTCAAAAGAATTTTCCAGCAAGATTCGGCCCTTGATTGAAGAAGCCTATAAAAGTGAAGATACAGATGATTGGTACTGGGAAGATGTTTATATGCGGAATATAAAAGAACTCACCATGTTTGCAAACAAGCAGGGAGAGCATCAGGTATATGAATTCGAATCTCTTGACGATATCCGTCTCTTTGATTCATCCTATCTTCTTTCATCCCATGATAAATGGCTTGAGCTTATCTCAAATGTATTTAAGCGTCCTGAGCACAGTATCACAAATCTAAAGCCCTTAAAATTCGGAATGACAAATAAATCTTTTTTGTTTGAAGTTGAGGGGGAGGAGTATATTTTTAGAATACCGGGGGAGGGAACTGAAGCCCTTATAAATAGAAAAGAAGAGTACGATGTTTATAAGGCTATTTCTTCTTTAAATTTAAGCGATTCGATTATTTACTTCGATCCCGAAAAGGGAGTAAAGATAACCAAGTTTATTCCCAACTCGCATAATGCAGAAGCCCGCAATCCTGAAGATTTAAAAAAATGTATGAATGTTGCCCGCCGCCTGCATGAGTCAGGCTTAAAAGTTGACCATTCCTTTGATCTCCGTGAGCGGATGAATTATTATGAAAGGCTTGCACACGAGAAAAACGGTATTTTCTATCATGACTACCATGAGGTAAGGCTTTTGATGAATGAGCTTTTGGAAATAATCGAAAAGATTGAAAAACCTCATGTTTTAAGCCATATAGATCTTGTTCCTGACAATTTTATAATCAATGAAAATGATGTGCATTTAATTGACTGGGAGTATGCGGCTATGTGCGATCCTCTTATAGATATAGCTATGTTTGCCATATATTCTTATTACGATAATAAGGAGCTTGAAAATCTTATAAGCCTTTATTTTGAAAGACCTGCAAAAGAAGAAGAAAGAATTCGTATCTATTGCTATGTAGCTCTTTCAGGCTTTTTGTGGGCTCTTTGGACTTGTTATAAGGAAGCCCTGGGCGTGAGTTTTGGGGATTACGGTTTAAAGATGTACCGATATGCAAAGGATTATTATAAAAAAGTAAAGGAGATTATCGATAATGAACACTGA